The Algoriphagus halophilus sequence TCTGCAAAGCCCACCCGTGCATGAATATGATGGACAGCAGGCATGATTTTTTGAAGGTTGGGATCGTTTTTGGAGATCAATCGTTCGTGCACTACCATCCAATGGCTGATATCCAAGGTATATTTTAGATCAGGAAATTGCTCTAACATGGCAACCGCTGCAGGCAAGGTATAGGAAAATCTTCCTCGATGGGTTTCGTGGATGATTGGAATTCCAGATTCTTTGGAATAAGCGTCAGCCACTTTTATAAATGCCAAATTTTGTTCAGAAGTCCAGAAATCATTTCCCGTGTGGTTATTGACCTTGACTGGTTTCCAAGATACTATCTCTTTCAATCCTGCTTCATAGGATTTTAATGCCTCCTCAAATGGAAGTCCTCTATTGGTCCCGTGGAGGAAAATGACTTTGAGTTGATACTTTTCCAGTCCTTCTTTTAGGGTTGCTCTAGCTTCATCAGACCCTGGCATCCAAACTTCAATACCATCATATCCATCGGATTTCACCTTGGCCAAAAACTCATCCATAGGCAACTCATTTCCCCAATCAGTCTGGAAGAACATCAGTTGATGTTGGGCCAACAGGGTAAGGGGGAGTAATCCTAAAACTAGGAGTAGGATTGTCTTATTGGTCAATCGCATGTTTATGCTAAAATTTTTCTGATTAATTCGCCTTCTACATCGGTGAGTCTGAAGGGCCTTCCCTGGAATTCGTAGGTAAATTGCTCATG is a genomic window containing:
- a CDS encoding sugar phosphate isomerase/epimerase family protein, encoding MRLTNKTILLLVLGLLPLTLLAQHQLMFFQTDWGNELPMDEFLAKVKSDGYDGIEVWMPGSDEARATLKEGLEKYQLKVIFLHGTNRGLPFEEALKSYEAGLKEIVSWKPVKVNNHTGNDFWTSEQNLAFIKVADAYSKESGIPIIHETHRGRFSYTLPAAVAMLEQFPDLKYTLDISHWMVVHERLISKNDPNLQKIMPAVHHIHARVGFAEGPQINNPAAPEWENAVKVHLDIWEEIIRNSNDEIFTITTEFGPPPYLPTIPFTNKPIADQWEANVYIMKAIQARFAHD